Proteins encoded in a region of the Podarcis muralis chromosome 6, rPodMur119.hap1.1, whole genome shotgun sequence genome:
- the COPS9 gene encoding COP9 signalosome complex subunit 9 has protein sequence MLEGSRKVLQRVVDMKPAVDEMFPEGAGPYVDLDEAGGSTGLLMDLAANEKAVHADFFNNFEDMFDDDDIQ, from the exons ATGTTGGAGGGTAGCCGGAAAGTTTTGCAGAGGGTCGTAGACATGAAGCCGGCGGTGGACGAGATGTTCCCTGAGGGCGCGGGGCCTTACGTGGACCTCGACGAG GCTGGTGGAAGTACAGGTTTGTTGATGGATTTAGCTGCCAATGAAAAGGCAGTACATGCAGACTTCTTTAATA ATTTTGAAGATATGTTTGATGATGACGATATCCAGTGA
- the OTOS gene encoding otospiralin, with product MKLTFAVIVCFCVLVNTQTGARPIEDEEDPYRQPANMPYWPFTANDFWAYVEYFRILGAYHRINEMARTFFAHQPLGSTLGYHVPDHEH from the exons atgaagTTAACCTTTGCGGTCATAGTTTGCTTCTGCGTTTTGGTGAACACACAAACAG GTGCCAGACCGATCGAGGATGAAGAAG ACCCCTACAGACAGCCTGCAAACATGCCCTATTGGCCTTTCACGGCCAACGATTTCTGGGCATATGTGGAATACTTCCGGATCTTGGGAGCATACCATAGAATCAATGAGATGGCCAGGACCTTCTTTGCTCATCAACCTCTTGGAAGCACTCTTGGATATCATGTCCCAGATCATGAGCACTAA